In one window of Micromonospora cathayae DNA:
- a CDS encoding peptidoglycan DD-metalloendopeptidase family protein: MCGSGDGIDRRTLLRGVAAGAVAVGGSLLVGAGPAHASGFHNPFTGYPISDGWQAHLDRGSLGGIDYVMAVGTRLPACGGGTIQNIPYNGTGGHTVTIHHPNGYRTQYMHLSAFSLGNGATVGAGGIVGLSGGAAGAPGSGSSTGPHVHWHMINPSGVRINPLSYLAGLGGTLPKTYTEVDGIPGPIMWQRAQNWLRMEHGYAGPVDGVPGVNTYAALQRAMRGYGYTGPIDGVPGPNTWAAVQRLASRWGYTGPVDGVMGPNSWRGFARFVNQDRYDRLG, translated from the coding sequence ATGTGTGGATCGGGTGACGGGATCGACCGGCGGACCCTGCTACGGGGCGTCGCGGCCGGCGCGGTGGCCGTCGGCGGATCACTGCTGGTCGGCGCTGGGCCGGCACACGCCTCCGGCTTCCACAACCCGTTCACCGGGTACCCGATCTCCGACGGCTGGCAGGCGCACCTGGACCGGGGCTCGCTCGGCGGCATCGACTACGTGATGGCGGTCGGTACCCGGCTGCCCGCCTGCGGCGGCGGCACCATCCAGAACATCCCGTACAACGGCACCGGCGGGCACACCGTCACGATCCACCACCCCAACGGGTACCGCACGCAGTACATGCACCTGTCCGCGTTCAGCCTCGGCAACGGCGCGACGGTCGGGGCCGGTGGCATCGTCGGGCTCTCCGGCGGCGCGGCCGGCGCGCCGGGTTCCGGCTCGTCCACCGGCCCGCACGTGCACTGGCACATGATCAACCCGTCCGGGGTACGGATCAACCCGCTCAGCTACCTGGCCGGCCTCGGCGGCACGCTGCCCAAGACGTACACCGAGGTCGACGGCATCCCCGGCCCGATCATGTGGCAGCGGGCGCAGAACTGGCTGCGGATGGAGCACGGCTACGCCGGCCCGGTCGACGGGGTGCCCGGGGTGAACACCTACGCCGCCCTCCAGCGGGCGATGCGCGGGTACGGCTACACCGGCCCGATCGACGGCGTACCCGGGCCGAACACCTGGGCGGCGGTGCAACGGCTGGCGTCCCGCTGGGGCTACACCGGCCCGGTCGACGGGGTGATGGGCCCCAACTCGTGGCGCGGTTTCGCCCGGTTCGTCAACCAGGACCGCTACGACCGCCTCGGCTGA
- a CDS encoding siderophore-interacting protein, which yields MTDRPKKVTTAHVVRTERPTPHVIRLVLGGDELVGLPVGEYTDHYVKLLFPQPGVTYPEPFDPAVIRRDLPREQWPRLRAYTVRAWDPAAVELTIDVVHHGDEGVAGPWAAALRPGDPVRFTGPGGAYAPSPAADWHLLVGDESALPAIAASLERLPAGAPARVFVEVAGPEDEQPLPGPGAVELVWLHRGTRPVGDSLVEAVRALEFPPGAVHAFVHGEATFVKELRRLLRIERGVPREMLSISGYWRRGFDDEGWRSSKPDWNRQVEVEEAAELTA from the coding sequence ATGACGGATCGCCCGAAGAAGGTCACCACCGCCCACGTCGTACGCACCGAGCGCCCCACCCCGCACGTGATCCGCCTGGTGCTCGGCGGTGACGAACTGGTCGGTCTGCCGGTGGGCGAGTACACCGACCACTACGTCAAGCTGCTCTTCCCGCAGCCGGGCGTGACGTACCCGGAGCCGTTCGACCCGGCGGTGATCCGCCGGGACCTGCCCCGCGAGCAGTGGCCCCGGCTGCGCGCGTACACCGTGCGGGCCTGGGACCCGGCCGCCGTGGAGCTGACCATCGACGTGGTGCACCACGGCGACGAGGGGGTGGCCGGTCCGTGGGCCGCCGCGCTGCGCCCCGGTGACCCGGTGCGGTTCACCGGCCCCGGCGGGGCGTACGCGCCGAGCCCGGCGGCGGACTGGCACCTGCTGGTCGGCGACGAGAGCGCGCTGCCGGCGATCGCGGCGTCGCTGGAGCGGCTGCCGGCCGGCGCGCCGGCCCGGGTCTTCGTGGAGGTCGCCGGCCCCGAGGACGAACAGCCGCTGCCCGGTCCGGGCGCGGTCGAGCTGGTCTGGCTGCACCGGGGTACGCGGCCGGTGGGGGATTCGCTGGTCGAGGCGGTCCGGGCGCTGGAGTTCCCGCCCGGGGCGGTGCACGCCTTCGTGCACGGTGAGGCGACCTTCGTCAAGGAGCTGCGCCGGCTGCTGCGGATCGAGCGCGGGGTGCCCCGGGAGATGCTCTCCATCTCCGGGTACTGGCGGCGCGGCTTCGACGACGAGGGCTGGCGGTCCAGCAAGCCGGACTGGAACCGGCAGGTCGAGGTGGAGGAGGCCGCTGAGCTGACCGCTTGA
- a CDS encoding deoxyguanosinetriphosphate triphosphohydrolase, which translates to MSSVGGDPGDTARWVAEPPKDTGHGRGPYERDRARVLHSAAFRRLATKTQVHAAGTDDFLRTRLTHSLEVAQIAREMGARLGCDPDLVDTAGLAHDLGHPPFGHNGEDALDDLAAACGGFEGNAQTLRVLTRLEAKVLAPDGGSAGLNLTRAALDAVAKYPWPRRPGERKFGVYPDDRPVFDWLRSGAPAGRRCLEAQVMDWADDVAYSVHDVEDGIHGGYLTLRSLLPDADERAALCADVAAVYSAESATDLAGVLVDLLADPALAPVAGYDGSHRAQVALKATTSVLTGRFVAAAVSATRDRYGPGPHRRYAADLVVPRRTRAECALLKGIALRYVMRRPGAEARYARQREVLAELVAVLADRGADALDPVYAPVWRAAPDDAARLRVVVDQVASLTDPAAVAWHDRLVPGRRAA; encoded by the coding sequence ATGAGCAGCGTCGGCGGTGATCCCGGCGACACCGCGCGGTGGGTGGCCGAGCCGCCCAAGGACACCGGCCACGGGCGCGGCCCGTACGAGCGGGACCGGGCCCGGGTGCTGCACTCGGCGGCGTTCCGCCGGCTCGCCACGAAGACCCAGGTGCACGCCGCCGGGACCGACGACTTCCTGCGTACCCGGCTGACCCACTCGCTGGAGGTGGCGCAGATCGCCCGCGAGATGGGCGCCCGGCTCGGCTGCGACCCGGACCTGGTGGACACCGCCGGGCTCGCCCACGACCTGGGCCACCCGCCGTTCGGGCACAACGGCGAGGACGCCCTCGACGACCTGGCCGCCGCCTGCGGCGGGTTCGAGGGCAACGCGCAGACCCTGCGGGTGCTCACCCGGCTGGAGGCCAAGGTGCTCGCCCCGGACGGCGGTTCGGCCGGGCTCAACCTGACCCGGGCCGCCCTCGACGCGGTCGCCAAGTACCCGTGGCCGCGTCGACCCGGCGAACGCAAGTTCGGGGTGTACCCGGACGACCGGCCGGTCTTCGACTGGCTGCGTTCCGGCGCGCCGGCCGGGCGGCGCTGCCTGGAGGCGCAGGTGATGGACTGGGCCGACGACGTGGCGTACTCGGTGCACGACGTGGAGGACGGCATCCACGGCGGGTACCTCACCCTCCGGTCGCTGCTGCCCGACGCCGACGAGCGGGCCGCCCTCTGCGCCGACGTGGCCGCCGTCTACTCCGCCGAGTCCGCCACCGACCTAGCCGGGGTGCTGGTCGACCTGCTGGCCGACCCGGCGCTGGCCCCGGTCGCCGGCTACGACGGCAGCCACCGCGCCCAGGTCGCGCTGAAGGCGACCACCAGTGTGCTCACCGGGCGGTTCGTAGCCGCCGCCGTGTCGGCCACCCGGGACCGGTACGGCCCCGGTCCGCACCGCCGGTACGCCGCCGACCTGGTCGTGCCCCGCCGGACCCGCGCCGAGTGCGCCCTGCTCAAGGGCATCGCCCTGCGGTACGTGATGCGCCGGCCGGGCGCGGAGGCCCGGTACGCCCGCCAGCGGGAGGTGCTGGCCGAGCTGGTGGCCGTGCTGGCCGACCGGGGCGCGGACGCCCTGGACCCGGTCTACGCGCCGGTGTGGCGGGCCGCCCCGGACGACGCCGCCCGGCTGCGGGTGGTGGTCGACCAGGTCGCCTCGCTGACCGACCCGGCGGCGGTGGCCTGGCACGACCGGCTCGTCCCGGGCCGCCGAGCTGCTTAG
- a CDS encoding roadblock/LC7 domain-containing protein: MNAGTLMDAELRRLRSRRPEVSGTVLAGTDGLLIASDLAETAAAHLAALAAASFGLGQRVAQAVEQGEFREHVVRTTAGHVVIYPAGGHALLALVAGAGTDPETLHDDARAVAVRVGRVFDAHRTGYTEPLPPVVPGPLTTRTPMATIPGHLRRTVPAWRRPPI; encoded by the coding sequence GTGAACGCTGGCACCCTGATGGACGCGGAGTTGCGGCGGCTGCGGTCGCGTCGGCCGGAGGTCTCCGGCACCGTCCTGGCCGGTACGGACGGCCTGTTGATCGCGAGTGACCTGGCGGAGACCGCCGCCGCGCACCTGGCCGCGCTGGCCGCCGCCAGCTTCGGCCTCGGCCAGCGGGTCGCCCAGGCCGTGGAGCAGGGCGAGTTCCGCGAGCACGTGGTGCGGACGACGGCCGGGCACGTGGTCATCTACCCGGCCGGCGGGCACGCGCTGCTCGCCCTGGTCGCGGGGGCGGGCACCGACCCGGAGACGCTGCACGACGACGCGCGGGCGGTCGCGGTCCGGGTCGGCCGGGTCTTCGACGCGCACCGCACCGGCTACACCGAGCCCCTGCCGCCGGTGGTGCCCGGCCCGCTGACCACCCGGACACCGATGGCGACGATCCCCGGGCACCTGCGGCGCACCGTGCCGGCCTGGCGTCGTCCGCCGATCTGA
- the ppdK gene encoding pyruvate, phosphate dikinase translates to MAVEHKYVYDFAEGNRDLKDLLGGKGANLAEMTNLGLPVPPGFTITTEACRAYLATGREPDGLADQIAAHLAALEQAMGKRLGDPADPLLVSVRSGAKFSMPGMMETVLNVGLNDRSVAGLAQQADGNQRFAWDSYRRLIQMFGKTVCEVPGEEFEHALDEAKRAKGTTNDLDLDADDLRGLVDAYKKVFRKHTGRDFPQEPREQLDLAVRAVFDSWHAERAVLYRRQERIPADLGTAVNVCAMVFGNLGSDSGTGVAFTRDPASGAQGIYGDYLANAQGEDVVAGIRNTVPLQELERIDKRSYDELLDIMARLERHYLDLCDIEFTIERGKLWMLQTRVGKRTAAAAFVIAGQLVDEGLIDLDEAVHRVTGAQLAQLMFPRFQLDHDIQPVAKGIGASPGAAFGKVVFTSARAVELAGEGEKVILVRRETNPDDLHGMIAAQGILTSRGGKTSHAAVVARGMGKTCVSGADEIEVNVPAKRFTVAGRTVVEGDVVSIDGTTGKVYLGEVPVTPSEVVQYFEGTLDPEATDDALVHAVHRIMTHADQRRRLAVRTNADTGADAARARRFGAQGIGLCRTEHMFLGDRRELVERLILARTDQERENALAALLPLQRADFVDIFREMDGLPVTVRLIDPPLHEFLPPLEQLAVNVAVAQERGEDVAQEEALLAAVRRMHEENPMLGLRGVRLGLVIPGLFAMQVRAITEAAVECARAGVAARPEIMVPLVGAVQELETVRAEAEKIIAEVVGDAGVEVLIGTMIEVPRAALTAGQIAEAAQFFSFGTNDLTQMGWGFSRDDVEGAFFWRYLELGIFGISPFESIDRDGVGRLVRIAAEEGRAARPDLKLGVCGEHGGDPESVHFFHDVGLDYVSCSPFRVPVARLEAARAAIETNGSDSR, encoded by the coding sequence GTGGCTGTGGAACACAAGTACGTCTACGACTTCGCCGAGGGCAACAGGGACCTCAAGGACCTGCTCGGCGGCAAGGGCGCGAACCTGGCGGAGATGACCAACCTCGGTCTGCCCGTACCGCCCGGCTTCACCATCACCACCGAGGCGTGCCGGGCGTACCTGGCCACCGGACGGGAACCGGACGGCCTCGCCGACCAGATCGCCGCCCACCTCGCCGCGCTGGAACAGGCGATGGGTAAGCGGCTCGGCGACCCGGCCGACCCGCTGCTGGTCAGCGTCCGCTCCGGCGCGAAGTTCTCCATGCCCGGCATGATGGAGACCGTCCTGAACGTCGGGCTCAACGACCGCAGCGTGGCCGGGCTGGCCCAGCAGGCCGACGGGAACCAGCGGTTCGCCTGGGACTCGTACCGCCGGCTGATCCAGATGTTCGGCAAGACCGTCTGCGAGGTGCCCGGCGAGGAGTTCGAACACGCCCTCGACGAGGCCAAGCGCGCCAAGGGCACCACGAACGACCTCGACCTGGACGCCGACGACCTGCGCGGGCTGGTCGACGCGTACAAGAAGGTCTTCCGCAAGCACACCGGCCGGGACTTCCCGCAGGAGCCGCGCGAGCAGCTCGACCTGGCCGTCCGGGCGGTCTTCGACTCGTGGCACGCCGAGCGGGCGGTGCTCTACCGGCGGCAGGAGCGCATCCCGGCCGACCTGGGCACCGCGGTCAACGTGTGCGCCATGGTCTTCGGCAACCTCGGGTCGGACTCCGGCACCGGGGTCGCCTTCACCCGCGACCCGGCCAGCGGCGCGCAGGGCATCTACGGCGACTACCTGGCCAACGCCCAGGGCGAGGACGTGGTCGCCGGCATCCGCAACACCGTGCCGTTGCAGGAACTGGAGCGGATCGACAAGCGTTCGTACGACGAACTGCTCGACATCATGGCCCGGCTGGAACGGCACTACCTCGACCTGTGCGACATCGAGTTCACCATCGAGCGCGGCAAGCTGTGGATGCTCCAGACCCGGGTCGGCAAGCGCACCGCCGCCGCCGCGTTCGTGATCGCCGGCCAGCTCGTCGACGAGGGGCTGATCGACCTGGACGAGGCGGTGCACCGGGTCACCGGCGCGCAGCTGGCCCAGCTGATGTTCCCCCGGTTCCAGCTCGACCACGACATCCAGCCGGTGGCGAAGGGGATCGGCGCGTCCCCCGGCGCGGCCTTCGGCAAGGTGGTCTTCACCTCCGCCCGCGCCGTCGAGCTGGCCGGGGAGGGGGAGAAGGTCATCCTGGTCCGCCGGGAGACCAACCCGGACGACCTCCACGGCATGATCGCCGCCCAGGGCATCCTCACCTCGCGGGGCGGCAAGACCAGCCACGCGGCGGTGGTCGCCCGGGGCATGGGCAAGACCTGCGTCTCCGGCGCGGACGAGATCGAGGTCAACGTACCGGCGAAACGGTTCACCGTCGCCGGGCGGACCGTGGTCGAGGGCGACGTGGTGTCGATCGACGGCACCACCGGCAAGGTCTACCTCGGCGAGGTGCCGGTGACCCCGTCCGAGGTGGTGCAGTACTTCGAGGGCACCCTGGACCCGGAGGCCACCGACGACGCGCTGGTCCACGCGGTACACCGGATCATGACGCACGCCGACCAGCGGCGGCGGCTGGCGGTGCGGACCAACGCCGACACCGGCGCGGACGCCGCCCGGGCCCGGCGCTTCGGCGCGCAGGGCATCGGGCTGTGCCGAACCGAGCACATGTTCCTCGGCGACCGCCGGGAACTGGTCGAGCGGCTGATCCTGGCCCGCACCGACCAGGAGCGGGAGAACGCGCTCGCCGCGCTGCTGCCGTTGCAGCGGGCCGACTTCGTGGACATCTTCCGCGAGATGGACGGGCTGCCGGTCACCGTCCGGCTGATCGACCCGCCGCTGCACGAGTTCCTGCCCCCGCTGGAGCAGCTCGCGGTCAACGTGGCGGTCGCCCAGGAACGCGGCGAGGACGTCGCCCAGGAGGAGGCGCTGCTGGCCGCCGTCCGGCGGATGCACGAGGAGAACCCGATGCTGGGCCTGCGCGGCGTCCGGCTCGGCCTGGTCATCCCCGGCCTGTTCGCGATGCAGGTCCGGGCGATCACCGAGGCCGCCGTGGAGTGCGCCCGCGCCGGCGTGGCGGCCCGTCCCGAGATCATGGTCCCGCTGGTCGGCGCGGTGCAGGAACTGGAGACGGTACGCGCCGAAGCCGAGAAGATCATCGCCGAGGTGGTCGGGGACGCCGGGGTCGAGGTGCTGATCGGCACCATGATCGAGGTACCCCGGGCGGCGCTGACCGCCGGCCAGATCGCCGAGGCGGCCCAGTTCTTCTCCTTCGGCACCAACGACCTGACCCAGATGGGCTGGGGGTTCTCCCGCGACGACGTCGAGGGCGCGTTCTTCTGGCGCTACCTGGAGCTGGGCATCTTCGGCATCTCGCCGTTCGAGTCGATCGACCGGGACGGGGTGGGCCGGCTGGTGCGGATCGCCGCCGAGGAGGGCCGGGCCGCCCGGCCGGACCTCAAGCTCGGGGTCTGCGGCGAGCACGGCGGCGACCCCGAGTCGGTGCACTTCTTCCACGACGTCGGGCTGGACTACGTCTCCTGCTCGCCGTTCCGGGTGCCGGTGGCCCGGCTGGAGGCGGCCCGCGCCGCCATCGAGACCAACGGCTCCGACAGCCGCTGA
- a CDS encoding beta-N-acetylhexosaminidase produces MVTSAADQAAEALGTAAPVDPPPPGDTRTDTAPAPRATVAPARVGGDPARTAGIALGDVLPAPMDVRPDPGADFTLTADTAIGAAPAARDAAEQLAALLRPATGHPLPVVTDPTAGRVTLALADPGLGPEGYRLEITPARVRLTAATPAGLGHGVQTLRQLLPAAVEAPTPVPARWVLPGGTITDRPRYAYRGAMLDVARHFFGVPDVLRVVDHLARYKLNHLHLHLTDDQGWRIAVDAWPRLATVGGATQVGGGPGGWYSQADYRRIVGYAARRHVTVVPEIDLPGHVNAALTAYGRLAPDGVAPPPYTGTEVGFSHLDPARESTYAFVADVLGEVAALTPGPYLHIGGDEAFKVPADAYAGFVDRAQRIVADTGKTVLGWHQIAPAAHQPGRVLQYWGREATDPVVADAVRRGAKLVMSPADRTYLDMRYAPDDPFGHDWAGAIDVHRAYDWDPAGYLTDVPAEAVLGVAAPLWTEYVTSRDELERMLLPRLPAIAELGWSPRSGHDWAGFRRRLAGQAARWDTAGVGYHRSPEVPWPTGTAPAPRTPVD; encoded by the coding sequence CTGGTCACCAGCGCCGCCGACCAGGCCGCCGAGGCGCTCGGCACGGCCGCCCCGGTCGATCCGCCCCCGCCCGGCGACACCCGGACGGACACCGCCCCGGCCCCCCGGGCCACCGTCGCGCCGGCCCGGGTCGGCGGCGATCCCGCCCGGACCGCCGGGATCGCCCTCGGTGACGTGCTGCCCGCCCCGATGGACGTGCGACCCGACCCCGGCGCGGACTTCACCCTGACCGCCGACACCGCGATCGGCGCCGCGCCCGCCGCCCGGGACGCCGCCGAGCAGCTCGCCGCGCTGCTGCGACCGGCCACCGGCCACCCGCTGCCGGTCGTCACCGACCCGACGGCCGGCCGCGTCACGCTGGCCCTCGCCGACCCCGGCCTCGGCCCCGAGGGCTACCGGCTGGAGATCACCCCCGCCCGGGTACGCCTCACCGCCGCCACACCCGCCGGGCTCGGGCACGGCGTACAGACCCTGCGCCAGCTGCTGCCCGCCGCGGTGGAGGCCCCGACCCCCGTACCGGCCCGCTGGGTGCTGCCCGGCGGGACGATCACCGACCGGCCCCGGTACGCCTACCGGGGGGCCATGCTCGACGTGGCCCGGCACTTCTTCGGCGTACCCGACGTGCTGCGGGTCGTCGACCACCTGGCCCGGTACAAGCTCAACCACCTGCACCTGCACCTCACCGACGACCAGGGCTGGCGGATCGCCGTCGACGCCTGGCCCCGGCTGGCCACCGTCGGCGGGGCCACCCAGGTCGGTGGCGGCCCCGGCGGCTGGTACAGCCAGGCCGACTACCGGCGCATCGTCGGGTACGCGGCCCGGCGGCACGTCACGGTGGTGCCGGAGATCGACCTGCCCGGACACGTCAACGCGGCGCTGACCGCGTACGGGCGGCTCGCCCCGGACGGGGTCGCCCCGCCGCCGTACACCGGCACCGAGGTCGGCTTCAGCCACCTCGACCCGGCCCGCGAGTCGACGTACGCCTTCGTCGCCGACGTGCTGGGCGAGGTCGCCGCGCTCACCCCGGGGCCATACCTGCACATCGGCGGGGACGAGGCGTTCAAGGTGCCGGCCGACGCGTACGCCGGCTTCGTCGACCGGGCGCAGCGGATCGTCGCGGACACCGGCAAGACCGTGCTGGGCTGGCACCAGATCGCCCCGGCCGCCCACCAGCCCGGACGGGTCCTCCAGTACTGGGGACGTGAGGCCACCGACCCGGTGGTGGCCGACGCGGTCCGCCGGGGCGCGAAGCTAGTGATGTCCCCCGCCGACCGGACCTACCTCGACATGCGGTACGCCCCGGACGACCCGTTCGGGCACGACTGGGCCGGCGCCATCGACGTGCACCGGGCGTACGACTGGGACCCGGCCGGATACCTGACCGACGTACCGGCCGAGGCGGTGCTCGGCGTCGCCGCGCCCCTGTGGACCGAGTACGTCACCTCGCGGGACGAGCTGGAGCGGATGCTGCTGCCCCGGCTGCCCGCCATCGCCGAGCTCGGCTGGTCACCCCGGTCCGGTCACGACTGGGCCGGGTTCCGTCGCCGGCTCGCCGGGCAGGCCGCCCGCTGGGACACCGCCGGGGTCGGGTACCACCGCTCCCCCGAGGTGCCCTGGCCGACCGGCACCGCGCCCGCGCCGCGTACCCCGGTGGACTGA
- the dusB gene encoding tRNA dihydrouridine synthase DusB encodes MTAPALRPLTLGRHEVWPPVVLAPMAGITNVGFRQLCREQGGGIYVCEMITTTALVERNPKTLRMIAFGADERPRSLQLYGTDPETTAKAVRIVVEKDLADHIDLNFGCPVPKVTRRGGGSALPWRRRLFARLVRAAVAAASPAGVPVTVKMRKGIDDDHLTYVEAGLAAQDAGVAWVALHGRTAAQRYSGTADWDAIATLKQTLDIPVLGNGDIWEADDALRMVAHTGVDGVVVGRGCLGRPWLFADLHAAFDGRAERRLPTLGEVAATMRRHAELLVDQFTAGSRTPARGEWDGCTDFRKHVAWYLKGFPVGGELRRSLAMIESLGQLDDLLGKLDPAEPFPLSALGQPRGRTNSPGKVFLPDGWLASRDDDTVPEGAELDDSGG; translated from the coding sequence GTGACCGCTCCCGCCCTGCGCCCGCTGACCCTCGGGCGGCACGAGGTGTGGCCGCCGGTGGTGCTGGCACCGATGGCCGGCATCACCAACGTCGGGTTCCGCCAGCTCTGCCGGGAACAGGGCGGCGGCATCTACGTCTGCGAGATGATCACCACGACGGCGCTGGTCGAACGGAACCCGAAGACCCTGCGCATGATCGCGTTCGGGGCCGACGAGCGACCGCGCAGCCTCCAGCTCTACGGCACCGACCCGGAGACCACCGCGAAGGCGGTCCGGATCGTGGTCGAGAAGGACCTCGCCGACCACATCGACCTGAACTTCGGTTGCCCGGTGCCGAAGGTCACCCGCCGGGGCGGCGGGTCGGCGCTGCCGTGGCGACGCCGGCTCTTCGCCCGGCTGGTCAGGGCCGCCGTGGCCGCCGCGTCCCCGGCCGGGGTGCCGGTCACCGTCAAGATGCGCAAGGGCATCGACGACGACCATCTGACGTACGTGGAGGCGGGGCTGGCCGCCCAGGACGCCGGCGTGGCCTGGGTGGCCCTGCACGGCCGGACGGCCGCGCAGCGGTACTCGGGCACCGCCGACTGGGACGCCATCGCCACCCTCAAGCAGACGCTCGACATCCCGGTGCTCGGCAACGGCGACATCTGGGAGGCCGACGACGCGCTGCGCATGGTCGCGCACACCGGGGTCGACGGGGTGGTGGTCGGGCGGGGCTGCCTCGGTCGGCCCTGGCTCTTCGCCGACCTGCACGCCGCGTTCGACGGCCGGGCGGAGCGGCGGCTGCCCACCCTCGGCGAGGTCGCGGCCACCATGCGCCGGCACGCCGAGCTGCTGGTCGACCAGTTCACCGCCGGCTCGCGTACCCCAGCGCGGGGCGAGTGGGACGGCTGCACCGACTTCCGCAAGCACGTCGCCTGGTACCTGAAGGGCTTCCCGGTCGGCGGTGAGCTGCGCCGCTCCCTCGCCATGATCGAAAGCCTCGGTCAGCTCGACGACCTGCTCGGCAAGCTCGACCCGGCCGAGCCGTTCCCGCTCAGCGCCCTCGGCCAGCCGCGCGGCCGGACCAACTCGCCGGGCAAGGTGTTCCTGCCCGACGGCTGGCTGGCCAGCCGGGACGACGACACCGTCCCCGAAGGCGCCGAACTGGACGACTCGGGCGGCTGA